The Aliivibrio fischeri genome contains a region encoding:
- a CDS encoding winged helix-turn-helix domain-containing protein: MNKKEIVKTQNLTIDYSSLTVVINRTKEEIKISLNEANLLFLLYSNPNKIYTKDEIYTQCWEDGSVANSVVTQTISLLRKKFLTHNISIIDTIKNKGYKSGDRLLSKPIKKFYFLFFSVLILVSLFFIFPIFKQVAPSSITQNLNKVSDNIYMLSTSKAIDITKLNIQPNYLYFLHLGEDKLSLSQCLFIEHKCNDVTNKIIFLETNEDNIETLINQNLTSGLEQDNHPIIQKDNDQDGNFNLHTNVQFTSNDDKDYIAFATYNFYFNLQEDKSYDLDMSINISESGYNGKYTYFSDFKAQFDKDTLISNVINEDEQSSLIQHGHIEDQTKLKMFPKTFKNDNKYNYLHFYIIDKGFSLTYSEQQDISFIVKEFY; encoded by the coding sequence ATGAATAAAAAAGAGATAGTTAAAACCCAAAATCTCACAATTGATTACAGCAGTTTAACTGTTGTAATCAATCGTACTAAAGAAGAAATAAAAATAAGCCTTAATGAGGCTAATTTATTGTTTCTTCTTTATAGTAATCCGAATAAAATTTATACAAAAGATGAAATATATACACAATGTTGGGAAGATGGTTCAGTTGCAAATAGTGTCGTAACCCAGACAATATCCTTATTAAGGAAAAAATTCTTAACCCATAACATCTCAATCATCGATACTATAAAAAATAAAGGTTATAAATCAGGAGATCGCCTACTCTCAAAACCAATTAAAAAGTTCTATTTTCTCTTCTTCTCTGTGCTCATTCTTGTTTCTCTTTTTTTCATATTCCCTATTTTCAAACAAGTTGCACCTAGCTCAATAACGCAAAACCTTAATAAAGTATCAGATAACATATATATGTTATCCACTTCTAAAGCTATTGATATAACAAAGTTAAATATTCAACCTAATTACTTATACTTTTTGCATCTTGGCGAAGATAAATTATCTTTATCTCAGTGTTTATTTATCGAACATAAATGTAATGATGTTACGAATAAAATTATTTTTCTTGAAACAAATGAAGATAATATTGAGACTCTCATAAATCAAAACCTTACTAGTGGTTTAGAACAAGATAATCATCCTATCATTCAAAAAGACAACGATCAGGATGGTAATTTTAACCTTCATACTAATGTTCAATTTACATCAAATGATGATAAAGATTACATTGCATTTGCGACGTATAATTTCTACTTTAATCTTCAAGAAGATAAAAGCTATGACTTAGATATGTCAATTAACATCTCAGAATCTGGATATAACGGTAAATATACTTATTTTAGTGATTTTAAAGCACAATTTGATAAAGATACGTTAATTTCAAATGTTATTAATGAAGATGAGCAAAGTAGCTTAATTCAACATGGGCATATTGAAGATCAAACGAAACTAAAAATGTTCCCAAAAACATTTAAAAATGACAATAAGTATAACTACCTGCACTTTTATATTATAGATAAAGGCTTCAGCCTTACTTATAGTGAACAACAAGATATTTCATTTATTGTTAAAGAGTTTTATTAA
- a CDS encoding ATP-binding cassette domain-containing protein produces the protein MTALLEVTDLKKDYVFRTGLFRKQVREAVKPVSFSLEAGQTLGFIGANGSGKSTLARMLAGVVEPTSGIIKVNGEVLDYKDFQTRCKLIRMIFQDPNSSLNPRIQIGRILEGPLKRNTSMPPEARQQRVKDTLLRVGLLPEHAYFYPQMLATGQKQRVCLARALILQPSIIVADEALNGLDMAMRSQIINLFLELQQEMAISFIYVSQHIGVVKHITDKVMVMHEGEVVEKGPTQEIFANPQHSITQRLLESHFDAPTHDRKQRISAATPKIEC, from the coding sequence ATGACTGCGCTTCTTGAAGTTACTGATCTTAAAAAAGACTATGTATTTCGTACTGGATTATTTCGTAAACAAGTACGTGAAGCAGTTAAACCCGTTAGTTTTTCTTTAGAAGCGGGGCAGACTCTTGGTTTTATTGGAGCGAATGGCTCAGGTAAATCCACACTTGCTCGTATGTTAGCAGGTGTTGTTGAACCAACATCTGGGATCATAAAAGTTAATGGTGAAGTATTAGATTACAAAGACTTCCAAACTCGCTGTAAATTGATTCGAATGATTTTTCAGGATCCAAATTCCTCATTAAATCCTAGAATTCAAATTGGACGTATTTTAGAAGGCCCATTAAAACGTAATACCAGCATGCCACCAGAAGCACGTCAACAACGAGTAAAAGACACCTTGCTTCGCGTTGGCTTATTACCTGAGCATGCGTATTTTTACCCGCAAATGCTTGCAACAGGCCAAAAACAGCGTGTTTGTTTGGCTCGTGCATTAATTCTTCAACCATCAATTATCGTTGCTGATGAAGCGTTAAACGGTTTAGATATGGCGATGCGTTCTCAAATCATTAATTTATTTTTGGAACTGCAACAAGAAATGGCCATTTCATTTATTTATGTATCACAACACATTGGTGTAGTGAAACACATTACCGATAAAGTAATGGTGATGCATGAAGGGGAAGTTGTTGAAAAAGGTCCGACACAAGAGATCTTTGCTAACCCTCAACATTCAATCACACAGCGTCTTTTAGAAAGCCATTTTGATGCTCCGACTCACGATAGAAAACAGCGCATTAGTGCTGCAACGCCAAAAATCGAATGCTAA
- a CDS encoding oligopeptide/dipeptide ABC transporter ATP-binding protein: MPLLDIRHLTIELETPQGMVKAVDRMSLTLNEGEIRGLVGESGSGKSLVAKAILGITKDNWKISADRMRLGNIDLLALSPKERRRVIGREMAMIFQEPSTCLDPSEQVGNQLKEAIPSKYFTGSWWQRWNWRTKGAIALLHKVGIKDHKHIMKCYPYELTDGECQKVMIAMAIANKPRILIADEPTDELDAVTQSQIFRLLSRMNQVNNTTILLISHDLITLTQWVDRITVMYCGQSVESACRKDILEAPKHPYTNALLRAMPDFSKDGIPHKAKLESLPGTIPPLQHLPIGCRLGPRCPYAQRKCVQVPERQKVKDHKFSCHFPLNFEEKKNDCAS; the protein is encoded by the coding sequence ATGCCATTATTAGATATTCGCCATTTAACCATTGAGTTAGAAACACCTCAAGGCATGGTAAAAGCCGTTGACCGCATGAGCTTAACCTTAAATGAAGGTGAGATTCGTGGTTTAGTGGGAGAATCTGGCTCAGGGAAATCTCTTGTTGCTAAAGCCATTTTAGGTATCACCAAAGATAACTGGAAAATCAGTGCAGACCGTATGCGTCTAGGTAACATTGATTTATTAGCCCTATCTCCTAAAGAGCGACGCCGAGTTATCGGACGTGAAATGGCAATGATCTTCCAAGAGCCATCAACCTGCCTTGACCCATCAGAACAAGTGGGTAACCAACTAAAAGAAGCGATTCCTTCCAAATACTTTACTGGTAGCTGGTGGCAAAGATGGAATTGGCGAACGAAAGGTGCAATAGCCCTACTCCACAAGGTTGGTATTAAAGATCATAAACACATAATGAAATGCTATCCATATGAATTAACGGATGGTGAATGTCAAAAAGTGATGATCGCAATGGCGATTGCCAACAAACCACGTATCTTAATTGCAGATGAACCAACCGATGAATTGGATGCTGTGACACAGTCACAAATATTCCGTCTACTAAGTCGAATGAATCAGGTTAATAACACGACAATTTTATTAATCAGCCACGACTTAATCACCCTTACTCAATGGGTAGACCGAATCACGGTAATGTATTGTGGTCAATCTGTAGAATCAGCTTGTCGTAAAGATATCCTTGAAGCACCAAAGCACCCCTATACCAATGCCCTGCTTCGTGCTATGCCTGATTTTAGTAAAGATGGGATCCCACACAAAGCTAAGTTAGAATCACTACCTGGTACAATTCCGCCTCTACAACATTTACCCATTGGCTGTCGTCTTGGACCTCGTTGTCCATATGCACAACGTAAATGTGTGCAAGTACCAGAGAGACAAAAAGTGAAAGATCACAAATTTAGCTGCCATTTCCCATTAAATTTTGAGGAGAAGAAGAATGACTGCGCTTCTTGA
- the sapC gene encoding putrescine export ABC transporter permease SapC has product MLSNNVYQEEHIPTQMERFWLSYRANSLAMFGFWCLLLIVIITVTSPWLSPYDPQWQSDYLLMPPSWSSEGDVIFFLGTDDLGRDILSRLLMGSQLTFGYAVIVALLSGFVGCVIGIFAGMTKGLLSSTLNHLLDTILSIPSLLLAIIFVAFLGFGEFNILLAIWLALIPRFVRAVYTAVHNEVEKDYILAARLDGANNFYLLWNSILPNILVVMVAEMTLAISIAILDITALGFLGLGAQAPSPEWGAMLGDSVELIYTAPWTVTLPGIVITFTVIIINLVGDGIQRALNAGTE; this is encoded by the coding sequence ATGCTCTCAAATAATGTTTATCAAGAAGAACATATCCCTACTCAAATGGAACGTTTCTGGTTGAGTTATCGAGCGAATTCACTCGCGATGTTCGGTTTTTGGTGCTTATTACTGATTGTAATTATCACTGTCACCTCGCCATGGTTAAGTCCATATGATCCACAATGGCAGTCAGATTATTTACTGATGCCGCCATCATGGAGCTCTGAGGGGGACGTTATCTTTTTCTTAGGTACTGATGACCTAGGTAGAGATATCTTGTCACGATTACTTATGGGTTCACAATTAACTTTCGGTTATGCGGTTATCGTTGCCCTGCTATCAGGGTTTGTTGGCTGCGTAATTGGTATTTTTGCAGGTATGACAAAGGGATTACTGTCCAGTACATTAAACCACCTACTCGATACCATTTTATCTATTCCATCTTTATTGCTTGCGATCATTTTCGTTGCATTTTTAGGATTTGGTGAATTTAATATTTTATTAGCTATTTGGCTCGCGCTTATCCCACGCTTTGTTCGAGCTGTTTATACAGCGGTTCATAATGAAGTTGAAAAGGATTATATTCTTGCTGCACGACTAGATGGAGCAAACAACTTCTATCTTTTATGGAATTCCATATTACCTAATATTCTTGTCGTTATGGTTGCAGAAATGACGCTTGCTATCTCTATTGCCATTTTAGATATCACTGCGTTAGGTTTTCTAGGTTTAGGAGCACAGGCTCCTAGTCCCGAGTGGGGAGCCATGTTAGGAGATTCTGTTGAGTTAATTTATACAGCACCATGGACAGTGACCTTACCTGGAATTGTAATTACCTTTACAGTCATCATCATCAACTTAGTTGGTGACGGTATTCAACGTGCGTTAAATGCGGGGACAGAATAA
- a CDS encoding ABC transporter permease subunit, with protein MWIYTIRRFNLFIITLLILTLIGFNILRLDEASTWAKTPFLSGWFTYLGQLLNGNLGINQYGVKMLDEILRVFPATIELCFFAFFIALIIGTPIGTIAGMRRGKPLDTLISSIALVGYSMPLFWIALLVLMFFSLQLGVTPVSGRYSLLYEFDAKTGFAFIDVLASKSPYRAEMLENIIQHLILPTLVLSIAPMTEVVRLMRSSVATVITQNYIKVAHTKGLSKFEIMVKHIIRNALPPIIPKLGVQLSGLFTAAILTESIFNWPGVGRWLLDAIINQDFVAIQAGVITVASFILLANILSDLLGAAVNPLVRKEFYALK; from the coding sequence ATGTGGATTTATACCATTAGACGCTTTAATTTATTTATTATTACCTTACTCATTTTAACTCTGATTGGTTTTAATATTTTACGTCTAGATGAAGCATCAACTTGGGCGAAAACACCCTTTTTATCTGGTTGGTTTACTTATCTTGGCCAACTATTAAACGGTAATTTAGGTATTAATCAATATGGCGTAAAGATGCTTGATGAAATACTTCGAGTCTTCCCTGCGACTATCGAACTTTGCTTCTTTGCTTTCTTTATTGCACTGATTATAGGTACGCCGATTGGTACCATTGCTGGGATGCGTAGAGGTAAACCTTTAGATACACTAATCTCATCAATCGCATTAGTTGGTTATTCCATGCCTTTATTCTGGATTGCTTTATTAGTATTAATGTTTTTCAGTTTACAACTAGGCGTAACTCCAGTTTCAGGTCGTTACAGCTTATTGTATGAATTCGATGCTAAAACAGGATTTGCCTTTATTGATGTGCTTGCCTCAAAATCACCTTATCGGGCAGAAATGCTTGAGAACATCATTCAGCATTTAATCTTACCCACATTAGTACTTTCCATTGCGCCGATGACAGAAGTTGTTCGTTTAATGCGCTCGTCCGTCGCAACGGTTATTACACAAAACTACATCAAAGTCGCTCATACTAAAGGCCTATCTAAATTTGAAATCATGGTCAAGCACATAATCCGTAATGCCTTACCTCCAATTATTCCAAAATTAGGTGTTCAATTATCTGGCTTATTTACCGCAGCGATCTTAACTGAATCCATTTTTAATTGGCCTGGTGTTGGGCGCTGGCTACTTGATGCCATCATTAATCAAGATTTTGTCGCCATTCAGGCTGGCGTTATTACTGTTGCGTCATTCATTTTATTAGCCAACATTTTATCTGATTTACTGGGTGCAGCAGTTAACCCGTTAGTAAGGAAAGAGTTCTATGCTCTCAAATAA
- the sapA gene encoding ABC transporter substrate-binding protein SapA — MKIIARLLIAATGLFNLTACYDAGIKQTIHDTGFIYCESGNVDFFNPQISDGNSILEAISAQVYDRLLIIDPVTQKPSANLATSWQVDDTGTVYTFDLKENVQFHTTEWFTPSRALTANDVAFSFNRILDKNNAFHNVNSGDYPWFNSINFSQMVTSVEAITPHQVRFTLSTPDNTFLSVLAASYAVIHSEEYAQQLAVIDEKTLIDVKPVGTGPFKLAQFQRSELVRLKRHEQYWQGPANMSQVVFDISSRGTGSLAKLLRQECDVVANPISSQLPIIIDNDALTLYSQTAMNVAYIAINMREPILQDQRVRKALSFAIDRSSLINSVYYNSGIEAKSILPPASWAYGNDSSHIRYDLNYAKGLLREAGVKDGLELTMWVPLDNNSYNPSPKKSAEIIQSDFAKLGIDLKLITSDILNPNELKDADIDLVLTGWNANSSDPDSLLRPLLSCDAKQAGFGVANWCNEEFDLLLDLAKETNQPRYRINIYRQIQNVLSEELPVIPLAHGVKYQANQSSLTGFTLSPFNTYSFHNVVRVKELN, encoded by the coding sequence ATGAAGATTATTGCGCGCCTACTCATAGCTGCTACTGGATTATTTAATCTAACAGCTTGTTATGATGCGGGGATCAAACAAACGATTCATGACACAGGATTCATTTATTGTGAATCTGGAAATGTGGATTTTTTCAACCCACAGATTTCTGACGGCAACAGCATTCTTGAGGCCATAAGCGCTCAAGTTTATGACCGTTTGCTTATCATAGATCCTGTTACGCAAAAACCTTCAGCTAACCTCGCGACTTCTTGGCAGGTTGATGATACAGGGACAGTTTATACATTTGATTTAAAAGAAAATGTTCAATTTCATACAACCGAATGGTTTACCCCATCCCGAGCTTTAACAGCTAATGATGTGGCATTCAGTTTTAATCGAATCTTAGATAAAAATAACGCATTTCATAACGTTAATTCAGGAGACTACCCTTGGTTTAACAGCATAAACTTTTCTCAAATGGTTACATCTGTTGAAGCAATCACCCCTCATCAAGTGCGATTTACTTTATCAACACCAGATAACACTTTCTTATCAGTTCTCGCTGCAAGCTATGCGGTTATTCATTCAGAAGAGTACGCACAACAATTAGCAGTAATAGACGAAAAAACATTAATTGATGTTAAGCCAGTAGGTACTGGTCCATTTAAGTTAGCTCAATTCCAAAGAAGTGAATTAGTTCGCTTGAAGCGTCATGAACAATATTGGCAAGGTCCTGCAAACATGTCTCAAGTTGTCTTTGATATCTCTAGCAGAGGGACAGGCTCTTTAGCAAAATTACTGCGCCAAGAATGCGATGTTGTTGCCAATCCAATATCAAGCCAACTACCAATCATTATTGATAATGATGCATTGACTTTATACTCACAAACAGCAATGAATGTCGCTTATATCGCAATTAATATGCGAGAACCGATATTACAAGATCAACGAGTTCGAAAGGCGCTCAGTTTTGCTATCGACCGTTCTAGCCTAATTAATTCGGTTTATTACAATTCAGGAATTGAAGCAAAATCCATTTTACCTCCCGCATCATGGGCTTATGGTAATGACAGCTCACACATTCGCTATGATCTCAATTACGCTAAAGGCTTGTTACGAGAAGCCGGCGTTAAAGATGGGTTAGAACTCACCATGTGGGTCCCGCTGGATAATAACTCATACAATCCAAGTCCGAAAAAATCTGCAGAGATTATCCAAAGTGACTTTGCAAAATTAGGCATAGATTTAAAACTGATCACCTCAGATATTTTAAATCCGAATGAACTAAAAGATGCTGATATCGATTTGGTGCTTACTGGCTGGAATGCAAACAGTTCAGATCCTGATTCATTACTCAGACCGTTACTTTCGTGTGATGCTAAACAAGCGGGTTTTGGTGTTGCAAACTGGTGTAACGAGGAGTTTGATCTGTTATTAGATTTAGCTAAAGAAACAAATCAACCAAGATATCGTATTAATATTTATCGCCAAATCCAAAATGTACTCAGTGAAGAGTTACCCGTTATCCCTCTGGCTCACGGCGTTAAATATCAAGCCAATCAATCTTCTTTAACAGGCTTCACATTAAGCCCTTTTAATACTTACTCTTTCCATAACGTTGTTAGAGTTAAGGAGTTGAACTAA
- the pspF gene encoding phage shock protein operon transcriptional activator: MRKDSLVGESDAFLSALDHASQLATIDRPILILGERGTGKELIAQRLHFLSRRWNEPLISLNCAALNSGTLDSELFGHDAGSFTGAKQRHQGRFERADGGSLFLDELTTAPLTVQEKLLRVIEYGEYERVGGSQTLKANVRLICATNQNPQEMVNDKKFRADLLDRLSFDVIHLPPLRYRENDVLLLAEHFAIKMCQEMNLTYFAGFSHQAKHQILDYDWPGNVRELRNCIERAVFKHNHEEAQIESIQINPFIAPWENAPTKNSSTIINKTITQDNKPSLPLNLKQFQLEQEKELLQQALTETQYHQRKAAEELGITYHQFRGLLKKHQLLTTIKGYS; encoded by the coding sequence ATGAGAAAAGACAGTTTAGTTGGGGAGTCTGATGCATTCTTATCTGCGTTAGACCATGCTTCACAATTAGCGACAATTGATAGACCGATACTAATCCTTGGTGAAAGAGGAACAGGTAAAGAGTTAATTGCTCAGCGTTTGCATTTTTTATCTAGACGCTGGAATGAGCCATTGATTAGCTTAAATTGTGCAGCTCTAAACTCCGGAACTCTCGATTCGGAACTTTTCGGCCACGATGCAGGATCTTTTACGGGTGCAAAGCAACGTCATCAAGGTCGATTTGAACGTGCCGATGGCGGCTCTTTATTTTTAGATGAACTCACAACTGCTCCTCTTACTGTACAAGAAAAGCTACTTAGAGTGATTGAGTATGGTGAATATGAACGAGTTGGTGGGTCACAAACATTAAAAGCCAATGTTCGTCTAATTTGTGCTACTAATCAAAACCCTCAAGAGATGGTTAATGATAAAAAATTTCGAGCAGATCTATTAGATAGACTCTCTTTTGATGTCATTCATCTACCACCCCTACGATACCGTGAAAACGATGTTTTATTACTTGCAGAACATTTTGCAATCAAAATGTGTCAAGAAATGAACCTTACTTATTTCGCAGGTTTCTCGCACCAAGCTAAACATCAAATTTTAGATTATGACTGGCCAGGTAATGTTCGCGAACTTCGTAATTGCATAGAAAGAGCAGTATTTAAGCATAACCATGAAGAAGCTCAGATAGAATCAATTCAAATAAACCCATTTATTGCACCTTGGGAAAACGCGCCAACAAAAAATTCTTCAACTATAATCAACAAGACGATAACGCAAGATAACAAACCATCTTTACCTTTGAATCTAAAGCAATTTCAATTAGAACAAGAAAAAGAATTACTGCAACAAGCATTAACTGAAACACAGTACCACCAACGAAAAGCTGCTGAAGAATTAGGCATTACTTACCATCAATTTCGTGGATTATTAAAAAAACATCAACTCTTGACCACAATCAAGGGATATTCTTAG